tggttaaaaccttgggattggtccaggagcatattaatgtgtattgtgatagtcaaagtgctattcatttagcaaagaatcaagtctatcatgcacgtacaaagcatatcgatgtacgtttccactttgtgcgggaaattattgatgaggggaaaattcaccttcagaagattaagactgcagataatcccgcagatatgatgaccaaggtggtaacaacaatcaagttcgaacattgtttgaacttgatcaatattctgcatgtttaacagttgaagaaggcactatcaagtgttgttgacaaaggtagagagaattgtgtgaagataagattactcgaatcaaatcttcaaggtggagattattgggaattatccatatttatggaaaatcaaagatatgggtatcaaatattggaaagtcaaagatatgggtatcaaatattagaaagtcaaagatatgggtatcgaggtattggcataataaaatctgagatatttgcaatatatggtccctaaattgtaaagtgactttgcaagttgatccctgaacctcaactataaataggcataaccatctctcattctgtatctcaaacttgccattctctacttaaggcattgttttctctctctctttgtaaattctcacttgtattttggagtgaaatatatttggtagtgcccgaggacgtaggcaaaatttgctgaacctcgttaaattcttgtgttctttattgtattattctgcatgaattgtgtgtgtgattgtagtgatttattgtgctattaaattacgattgagggatattctggctaggaaggacctggtacttaagcgatccttgtaatccacctctctttcctgggaattgaacttagtgtgattttttagtacaataattttactcttttacacacttccgcacaacaattggtatcagagctagattcgtacttggggaatacgatcgttcacggcactgttcatgtactgtagttgggattgaggagaaaaaaatggaaaagtcatcgtcaaagactactgtgaccaatgcgaaatttgaagtagagaaatttgatagtaccaataattttggtatgtggcaatgtgagatcctggatgtcttatgtcagcaagagctggatatagcccttgaagaaaaacctgacaagatggatgacaaggagtgggccaagatcaatagacaggcatgtggaacaattcgcctatgtttggccaaagagcagaagtactctgtcatgagggagacatcagcgaagaagttgtgggatacactggaagaaaagtttctaacaaaaagtcttgaaaataggctttatatgaaaaagaaactttatcgattcacgtatgcacccggtatgtcgatgaatgaccatgtgaactcattcaataaaattttagcagacttgctaaatttggatgagaaatttgaagatgaagacaaggcattactgttgttgaattctcttcctgatgaatatgatcatcttaccaccatattgcttcatgggaaggatataatcacatttgatgcagtctgtagtgcgttgtatagatctgagactcgaaagaaagataaaaaagatcacagagatacaactacagaagtcttaacagtaagaagtcgttcgcgcagcaacaaatctggtagaaggagtaagtccaaagggagacctgccaaagatgaatgtgctttttgtcgtgagaaagggtattggaaaaagaattgtcctaagttacaaaagggtaaagctatttctgatgcatgtgtagcggagcatgatgaggagtcagactttagcttggttggcatggcaatggcatgtcaaacggatgagtggattttggattcaggatgtacttaccatatgtgtcctaataaggactggttttctagtcttaaagagctagaaggtggaattgttcttatgggaaatgatagtgcttgtaagacaatggaagtgggtacagtccaattgaagaatcacgacggctcaatccaagtcttgacaaatgttcgctacgtacctagcctgaagaaaaatctcatctcattaggtgccctagaatctaaagggctcacaatcactttgagagatggattactaaaagtagtagctgggcaactgacggtgatgaaaggcacaagaagaaataacttgtattttttaaatggaagtacagttattggatcaacatcaacagtttctacaaaagatgtagattcagaggctaccagattatggcatatgcgattgggacatgctggtgaaaaagctttgcagacattggtgaagcaaggcttattgaaaggtacaaattcttgcaaaatggaattctgtgaacattgtgttctgggcaagcagaagagggtaaaatttggtccagcaattcacaatacgaaaggaattctggactacgttcacagtgatgtgtggggacctgccaaagtagcttctttgggaggtatgcagtattttgttacttttgttgatgattattcaagaaaagtatgggtgtatctaatgaaaagaaaaagtgaagttttggatgcatttctgaaatggaagaagatggtggagactcagactggtcgaaaggtcaaacgacttcgatcagataatggtactgagtacaaaaacgatccatttctacaagtatgccaagatgagggcattgtgcgacacttcactgttcgggatacaccacagcaaaatggggtggcagaacgaatgaatcgaactatactggagaaagttcgatgtatgttgtccaatgctagattgggtaaagaattttgggctgaggcagttacatatgcgtgccatctaattaaccgtttgccatcacctgcaataaatggaaaaactcctatggagatgtggactggtaaatctgctactgattatgattctttgcatgtatttggttccactgcatattatcatgtaaaagaatctaagttagacccaagagcaaagaaagcattattcttgggtataactgatggagtaaaaggatatcgtctctggtgtcctgataaaAGGAAGAttattttcagtagagatgtgacttttgatgaatcaaccatgttgaagtacaaggattcacaaaaggatgacaaaaccagtagtattttgcagcaggtggagcttgaaaaggttaacgatgatccagctaatattgaagggacaaatgatgaagaggttcctacccaagaatctctacagcaacaagattcaattgcatatagaaggccaagaagagagattcgtaagcctgctcgctttgatgatatagtggcctatgcacttccaattacagatgatgatgttccttctacttacacggaagtaataagtaaccctgatggtgtaaagtggaagcaagcaatgaatgaagaaatgcagtctcttcataaaaataagacctgggagttggtgacactacccaagggaaagaaggcaattggatgcaaatgggtatatgcaaagaatgaaggatttcctgataaaaatgaaattcgatacaaggctagattagtagcaaagggttacgctcagaaagaaggaatagactacaatgaagtgttttctccagttgtgaagcattcgtctattcggattttgctagccttggttgcgcaatatgatcttgaactagttcagcttgatgtgaagaccgcgtttttacacggtgatttggaagaggaaatctatatgactcagccagatggattcaaggttgctggaaaagaaaattgggtttgcaaactgacaaagtcgctttatggattgaagcaatctccgaggcagtggtacaagcgatttgatcagttcatgaaagggcaaaggtacacaagaagtaaatttgatcattgcgtgtattttcagaagctacaagaaggaactttcatatacttggtcttatatgttgatgatatgctaatggcatctaagagcaaagttgagattgaaagattgaagactcaactcaatctcgagtttgagatgaaagatctaggagaagctaaaaagattctcggcatggaaatagggagagatagagctcatgatagagttagcttgtctcagaagcagtatttgaaaaatgtactacagcagtttggcatgaacgagcagacaaaacctgtaagtaccccgttggcttctcatttcaagctttctgcacaactatctccttcgacgaatacggaacgagaatacatgttgcaagttccgtattctaatgcagtaggtagcttgatgtatgcaatggtgtgtacaagacccgacatttcacaggcagttagtatagtgagcaggtatatgcataatcctggaaaaggacattggcaagctgtgaaatggattctacggtatattcataagaccatggatattggattactgttcaagcaggatactacacttggtaaaggtgttgttgggtacgttgattctgattatgccggtgatttggacaaacgaagatcaaccactggttatgtgtttactcttgctggaggaccaataagttggaagtctacactatagtctacagttgcattgtcaaccacagaagctgaatacatggctgtaacagaggctgtaaagaaagctatttggttacaaggtatggttaaaaccttgggattggtccaggagcatattaatgtgtattgtgatagtcaaagtgctattcatttagcaaagaatcaagtctatcatgcacgtacaaagcatatcgatatacgtttccactttgtgcgggaaattattaatgaggggaaaattcaccttcagaagattaagactgcagataatcccgcagatatgatgaccaatgtggtaacaacaatcaagttcgaacattgtttgaacttgatcaatattctgcatgtttaacagttgaagaaggcactatcaagtgttgttgacaaaggcagagagaattgtgtgaagataagattactcgaatcaaattttcaatgtggagattattgggaattatctatatttatggaaaatcaaagatatgagTATCCAAttatggaaagtcaaagatatgggtatcaaatattggaaagtcaaagatatgggtatcaaatattggaaagtcaaagatatgggtatcgagatattggcataataaaatctgagatatttgcaatatatggtccctaaattgtaaagtgactttgcaagttgatccctgaacctcaactataaataggcataaccatctctcattctgtatctcaaacttgccattctctacttaaggcattattttctctctctctctttgtaaattctcacttgtattttggagtgaaatatatttggtagtgcccgaggacgtaggcaaaatttgctgaacctcgttaaattcttgtgttctttattgtattattctgcatgaattgtgtgtgtgattgtagtgatttattgtgctattaaattacgattgagggatattctggctaggaaagacctggtacttaagcgatccttgtgatccacctctctttcctgggaattgaacttagtgtgattttttagtacaataattttactcttttacacgcttccgcacaacagtTAACACAATGAACTTTATTTTATAGAATTTGAACAGTAAAGTTTTAAATTCTCTTTcataaaaatttcttaaaaaataaatttctttaacATGTATTTTCATAAACCGTCCAAACACTTAAGTTTGCatcgtttttttatttcttaatttttcatttgctcaaccctagattaaattgatcaatttaataATAGATGGACCAATTTGAACCAATCTTATAATAGATAAAACTTGTGGTTACAACAAGTGTCGAATGCAATAGTAAAACACACTAGTGGTAGATGTTGGGACTAATTAGGGAGCTAACTGAGGAggctaattaaaatttcaaataattctatgaaattaataagaattttcaagaacttaaaaatatttaattaaatttttcaaaaattataaataaaacacTATCATTCGAtacactcaaaataaaaaaataaaaaaattgaagcaaGATGGCGTCTTAAATTAAAACCTGAGGGTTACTTATGAGATAGAAAAGTTGTACATGGACCCATGCGTGGGATTCAGAAATGCAGTGATGAGTGGTGACTTTGAGTTTAAGATATTATTGGATGAAGATATCTTAACAACAACACCAACATGCATTTATCTTGAGGGGATATATATGCTGTGCAATACTGAAATTAATCATTAGTCTCTACTTCCACCGCATCATGCCCAGCCACTGCTGTCTTCCTATTCACGTTATCTGTTCCTTTTATACTTCTGATAGATGTTTGCTTTTACTTGTTTTTAATTTCATCCTCCAAACCattcaataatcaaattatatGACATACGTTTCAGTAGAAATCCTGAAAGAATACAATGATTTGACAGTGGATTAAGTAGAGGTCTACGTGTTTACCTCAATTTACTAATCGTTTATGTGCAAATCCATACTGTATGAATTAAGTATTTTTATCTATCTAAtcaaaaattatgtttataaCTTGTAAATCAACTCTACTGATCCTTCTATTCCTCTTATTCCTTATTTTCTACAAAACAAGGACAGTAGGAAATTGGGCTGCCTTTCGCCTTTCTTACCTTCACATATTAGATTTCTAATGGGCCTATAATTTGGATTTTTAATAGCACCATtagtaaaacttttttttttatttttattttgttacactcatataattcatgtcataaattaaaaaatattttaagtatttatttatatccatcgtttaataaaattaatattatatatcaaatcgatgtgaaaatatgaattaatttagtagctgaattattaatcatgtaaaatatgaaactattttaatttatatatataataatatttctaaTTCTTAAATAATGCTAATGTGATTCTCGcgcatatttaaatttatatgtgaaAGATGTAACCTATTTTATTTATACAGTACAGCGGGGGGTCTTTTCGTCAATTTCAGAATATAGCCCAGAATTTTATATCTgagttataataatatattagtgTTGGTGTTAATTATTTAGTCAACTCCACCTAATaagaaaaactttatttttattgatagggaaaatattaattatatatgtgttAATTTCTGAATTTTATCTCTTCACTATACGGATTTAATTTTGCATAATCCAGTTTCTCCatttttatattatcatttcttaatttaaatagttaacacattaatatatatttagatttttttcttaaaaatattgcttgcagtataatatatatatatcaacatgatgagttaaaaaataatatttttttaaaaaaattatattattttaattaaaataactaacaatattaattatttggactaattaataatgttataaaaatatttttacctcATTGTCTCGTTGGGTTCAAGTATTTAGATTTAAAACCTCTCTTTATTGAAAGAGAGAATTTTAGTCTCTAAGAATAACTTTTTTCACCTTAGTCTCAAATTTTGATaactttttctcaatttagtctctaaatttgTAATCCGTTAAAACGTAATGTTGCAAAACTCTATGATTATGCCATGTCatcacttgattttttttaaaaataatattttaaatttctttatacattttaatgatgtttttgtgttttaaaattttcaacactgttTGCTGAAATTCAAGTTTAgagatcaattttaaaaaaaaatgacaaattCTGAAACTAATATAAATGAAAAACTAGAGacgaaattaaaaaagaatctaAATTTAAGAGCTAAATTTTGATTTATCCCTAAAAATTAGTCTTCGCTGGCTAAAACCACACTTCAACAAATGCATCACTAAATCAGCAAATTGGATTTAATATATGtagtgattaaaaaataaaactaactaAAGTGtattaaattgtaatttaaatgCAGTCATCTTTGCATGTTGATTTTGTTTATTGGGGAGTCATTCTTTTTTACATGACTACAagtaattagtttttaaatttcaaaatatcatataaacaaatttaataaaagatttttgtgttaaaatttttaaatcaaaaaataaattaattaaatttttaaaaataaaaatataaagactaattttTAAATGTAAGAAAATATTAGGGACTTgaaagtttatttaatttttaaatttttattacactataatttaacataatatatatatatattcattcttaACTTTAAATAAATAACAGCATAATTTATATCggaattttaataatatatttagtttTATACTATTAGGGTTGGTGTTAATTACTTAGTCAACTCCACTTAATAaggaataacttttttttattggaggggaaaatattaattatatatagcTCAGATTTTGGATTTCATCCcctactaatttaatttttatattctaattttacataatttaatctttctattttataatattatttgttaatccaaatagctaatacattaatataattatttaatccaAATACTTAAcacattaacatttttttttctcttgaaaacactatttctaataaaaaaattcaagcctAGCATCAGGGGTGAAGTAAAAAATTttgtttaggggcaaaataaaattataaaatttgagggCTGACagcaaaaattttctattagaaatgtttaaattaaagtataattttttcatggtttaaaaggactaaattgaatattttaattttagagaGGAAGctataaaacaatttttttattgaaccAAAGCGGGGCAAGGCCGCTTGTCTGCTCCCTTTTGGCTACGCCCCTACCTAACACGATGAGTTGAAAATAGTAttttttaagaagaaaaaaaagtcaaaagtagatgataatattaactatttggactaattGATAACGttatgaaaataaagagactaaaacaaagaatatattttaaatttaaacataatagaagttgaaaatagtaatttttttaagaacaaaatcTACttcattttaattgaaatagctgacaatattaattatttgaactaattaatgacattataaaagtaaagagactaaaatAGAGATTAATTTTAAGTTTGAATATAATAGAAGGATCAAAACTATAATTCTACCTTATATGTATCATTGTCTCTGTTCTTTCTTTTTGGGgaaaaaagtgataaaaattaGGGATAAAGCAATATTTAgttcttaaatttaattttttttattttgatctttaatttttttgtccaCATTAATCTCATAACTTGATAGTTTTCctcaatttgatccctaaattCGGATTTGTTAACGTGTAATGATGTGTCATTTGAAGATTGTGTCACACTATCACtcgaaattcttttaaaaaattaaatgtaattttttaataatttcttttaattctatataaaatttttaaattttgatatacCGAATTccaaatttagtaattaaattagaaaaaaaaaactgtaaaattacaaaataatatgGATAGTCTTGGCTGACTAAAACCACACTTGACAGCAAATTGGATTTAATAGATAtagtgattaaaaaataaaagtaagtaAAGCGTATTTAAATGCAGCCATCTTTGCATGTTGATTATGTTTATTGGGCAGTGAAGCAATTAATTCTCTTAATTGTACGCAGGGATGAAGAGATGTAGGACTAGGGAAGCCTCAAAACATTTGCAATGATCAAACAAAGTTGTTCCCTGTAATGATTTCGACATACTTGTACAATGTTGTCCAACCATGGATTCAACAATGGCAGAAGGACAAATTACAGAACCTAGAACTAGCTAGCTGTTTGTTTATAGTAAGCTTCATTATTTAAAACAACCAATGAGGTACCTTAATTTTTCTCTCCACCTTCTTCTCCTTTATAGTATCCAAGCTTGGTTTCCATCCCTTCCCTGAATATTGCCTGTTCAAAAACTCCGGCCTACCTTCCACCGTTTCCATCAAAAACTCCGTCAAACATTGAACCTCCTCCTGCTTCTCCCCACCGTTTTCCTTCTTCTGCAACGGCAATTTTTGTGCCATCTCTAGAATATCATTCGCAGGGCATATCCTAGCGAACAAAGGGAGAAACTTGGAGGACGGTGAGACCGATTTCGACCTCAACACCGAGTTCGCACTAGACAGCACACGACGAGCTTCCTCGGACGACAGCGTTGTCGGCTTCCCTCGTTTGACGGGCAGCATTACGTAAACCTTTTTCACGTCGAGCTTGTGATCAGCTGGCAACGGAACCGGCCTCTTCTGGTTCACCGCCTCGTGGAACTCCACCACCACCTGTTGAGGATGCTCCAGCATCAGCTCCGCCGCCGTCAACGGCCAAATAAAATCCTGCACAGACCCGTCCCAAAGAATGACCTTCCCGGCCGTATCCGACGGAGGACATGCAAGAGCAGTAACGTAGTTACCCATATATAACTTGATATACCgataaacaagaaattgaaaagcGACTTTCAATGACggtataaaaaaagaaaacaaatctaAAAGAAATGTTTGGGTTTGTGATTCATGTGAGTGTGATTAAGAAGAGGAAAGGACTTTTATGCAGGAATGTGATGGAGATGGAGATGGAGGTGTTTGTTAAACGGCTCCATCTTGTGAACCATTTTATGGTGGACTTAGTGGAAGATTCATATAAATTTGGGGTCGTTGGCTTTTTGGAGGGACTGCCATTTTCTTTTCATCTGCATcgttgatttatttttattataaacaaaGATTGATCAACGTTGATGATTGCAACAGACATGTGGGGTCCCCCCTGGTGTAGCTCTACCGTATCTGACGTAAATACAAAGTCAAAGAAACGGTTCAACCgtaactatattattattattaaccccaattttcatgctttaataaattatgaattaCGTGAGGGGAggatttcaattaaaattacacCACCCTCTCTCTATGTTTTTCCCCGATAGGGCTGCAAAAAACAGTAGCATAATctctatttcttttttaatagtttaattaatattatatttttatttttattttgaaaaatattaactataaatgaaaattttaaaatttataattaaattgttaatgTGATAGTAAACTACGTTGAATTGGTCGAACTGATTCCACCGCATAATTCTAAGAACTTGGGGAAACGATGGGGAGGCATCgtatatcttcttcttcttcttttttgataCAATATCTAGAACTAGGTATAACCCCTTCACAACCTTTAAGAGGAGGATAAAGGTACTTTAACACATTCAAACTCACGTCCTTTTATACTAATAACAATACCAATACTAATCAAACTAACACTTAGTAAACTCTATTTTTAAATCTTAAATATAAAGGCAATGGCATTTACTTTGATTAAAATAAAGACAAGGGGGGTTTAACGTGAAGTTGACAATTGGTTTGGTGTGGTGATTCCTTAATTTGTCGGATAAAAAACAATAATGGATAATCATAAAATAGAGTGCAAAATACAAAGATGTCAACACTCAACAGCAAATAAAGAAAGTAAGGGGTGAAAGCAACAGCTTAACTTCGTGAACGTTATGGTATATGTACCAAATCGGCGTTGGAAAATGTTACTAAAATGACCAAAGATTAAATGCTAAGAAATTGTTATGCAAATAAAATATAGATGATCTCTCCATCACTGTAAAAAATGTGTTTTGAGTTGGTTTGAATCAAAacatggcttttcttgaatatatgtgtgtatatatacataaagacAAAGAAGTGTCTAACTTGTCAATATGGAGCAAGATGGAAGGTgttggattttaaattttatttattttgaaaattaaatcttATAAAACAAGATATTGAGTTAAGTAAATCAAAGATAATTTTATGAGCTTTTTCTTATCTTTATATGACCCTTAATTGTGGGTCTAAATTGGTTTTGATCATTCGTATTTAGGTCTAATTAATTAGAGGCTTTAGTGAGGGGCTCATCTAGGAAtgtataattgaacttaatttAACTAGAAGAATAAAAGAGAAACTTTTTTCCCAGAAAATTATGAATACTAATggatttcattattattttttacatgttAATAGATTTGGGTTCAGAATATTTGGCTCGGTTTTGAATTATGGTTTGGGTTTAGAAGTTTTTATTATGAATTtggataaatttaatataattatataaagtCGGTGAATTCAATTAATTTggttattcatataaaaaaaattagcaatatgttttaattaaatttcttttcttacTCAAATTAGGTTGATTAATTCAATTATAATCGGATTTTAGATTAGGATTTACAATAGAAGTAAAAGGTGAAGCTGAAGATAATCTGATTTTACTATTCGCAGGTGTTAATAAAATGATTTGAGCTACTCTATATCTTTTGCGCTTGTTAAAGAGAGTAAAAGGTGCAAACGCTTTACACAAATTAATTTGAGCTACCCAAATTAATTTTCCAACTAAAGTAGCTTGCATTTTTTGTATTTGTTAATACATAAAGTTGGAGCTGTAAAGATGCGAGTATAGAAATTAAAGAGTTGTACTCAAAACTTGATGAGTCGTATCTGGAAAGATGTCAACTCAAAACTTAGTGAGTTGTACTTAGGAATGTGTAAGCTCCAGAGTTCATGCAAAGGCATGAGCTTAAAAATTAGGGAGCTATACCTGAGGAGGTGTAAGCTCAAAACTTATTGAGTAGAATCTGAAAAGGTATAAACTCAAAATTCAGTGAGTTATACTGGAGAAGGTATGAACTCAATTTTTAAGGAGTTGTACTTGAGGTGTAAACTAAAAAACTTAGTGAGATGTTCTGAGAAGGTGTGAACTCAAAATTTAGGGACTTGTATTTGGGAAGGTGTGAGctaaaaatttaatgaattataCCAAGGAAGATGTAAGCTCAAAACTTAGTAAGTTGTGCCTTAGAAGATGTAAGCTCAAAATTGGAGTTGTACCTAGAGAGATGTAAGCTCAAAATCTAATGAGTTGTACACTGAAAAATGTAAACTCA
The Gossypium hirsutum isolate 1008001.06 chromosome A07, Gossypium_hirsutum_v2.1, whole genome shotgun sequence genome window above contains:
- the LOC107909989 gene encoding uncharacterized protein; this encodes MGNYVTALACPPSDTAGKVILWDGSVQDFIWPLTAAELMLEHPQQVVVEFHEAVNQKRPVPLPADHKLDVKKVYVMLPVKRGKPTTLSSEEARRVLSSANSVLRSKSVSPSSKFLPLFARICPANDILEMAQKLPLQKKENGGEKQEEVQCLTEFLMETVEGRPEFLNRQYSGKGWKPSLDTIKEKKVERKIKVPHWLF